The proteins below come from a single Pseudanabaena sp. BC1403 genomic window:
- a CDS encoding cupin domain-containing protein, translating to MLNNNLNNNNFDFAKLLSPISIADFLEKHWEAQSLHISGRSADFYRTLLSVEEMDILLARHHLTPPDIRVVANQQELLPDRYIKPDGSLNLNQLYKAYHEGHTLIINGLQQYWQPLAQACLNVQYFLNHSVVANCYLSPPNSKGLMPHYDTHDVFVLQIEGSKQWYLHPSTDPSLDNVPLLGSFQPVIPESRLGNPQLSIQLNPGDLLYVPRGCIHHATTFDDFSLHVTIGVYPAQWIDLVNSAITAIALRNAQLRKALPIGYLDNREAVTMLQETFQEILNTVAIDPHALGDGLEILRDRFIHQTTPLPDGHFYQLHKLEEVNLTSTVIKRSGLHCRVIRTGLDSASIQFPGNTISGKSHLESTFTFIANADHAFKVSELPNTLTDDGKVTLVKRLIRGGLLRTISH from the coding sequence ATGTTAAACAATAATTTAAATAATAATAATTTTGATTTCGCCAAATTACTAAGCCCTATATCGATCGCAGATTTTCTCGAAAAACACTGGGAAGCCCAATCGCTTCATATTTCGGGAAGATCAGCCGATTTTTATCGAACATTACTATCTGTCGAAGAGATGGATATTTTGTTGGCTCGGCATCATCTGACTCCGCCTGATATTCGAGTAGTGGCAAATCAACAAGAACTGCTACCCGATCGTTACATCAAACCCGATGGCAGTCTCAATCTGAATCAGCTTTACAAGGCTTACCATGAAGGTCATACACTGATAATTAATGGACTCCAGCAATATTGGCAACCCCTCGCCCAAGCCTGCTTAAATGTGCAGTATTTTCTCAATCATTCTGTGGTTGCAAACTGCTACCTTTCTCCTCCCAACTCTAAAGGCTTGATGCCCCACTATGATACCCATGATGTATTTGTTTTGCAGATTGAAGGAAGCAAGCAGTGGTATCTTCACCCATCCACAGATCCATCCCTAGACAATGTACCTTTGCTAGGTAGCTTTCAACCCGTCATCCCTGAATCCCGTCTTGGCAATCCACAGTTATCGATCCAACTAAATCCAGGGGATCTACTCTATGTGCCAAGGGGATGTATTCACCATGCCACCACCTTTGACGATTTTTCGCTTCATGTCACCATCGGGGTTTACCCTGCTCAATGGATTGATTTGGTTAACAGTGCCATCACGGCGATCGCTCTTCGCAATGCCCAATTACGCAAGGCGCTCCCGATTGGCTATCTAGACAATCGAGAAGCCGTAACCATGCTTCAGGAAACCTTTCAAGAAATCCTGAATACAGTAGCGATCGATCCGCACGCCTTAGGCGATGGATTAGAGATCCTCCGCGATCGCTTTATTCATCAGACCACACCTTTGCCTGATGGACATTTTTACCAACTTCATAAACTGGAAGAGGTAAATCTAACCTCTACGGTGATCAAGCGATCGGGTTTGCATTGTCGCGTTATTCGCACAGGGCTAGACAGTGCCAGTATTCAATTTCCTGGAAACACGATCTCAGGTAAATCACATCTAGAGAGCACATTTACCTTTATCGCTAATGCTGATCATGCATTTAAAGTGTCTGAATTGCCTAATACATTAACTGATGACGGTAAGGTGACATTGGTAAAACGACTGATTCGGGGGGGGCTACTGCGAACAATTTCCCACTAG
- a CDS encoding MinD/ParA family protein, with amino-acid sequence MSKIISIHSYRGGTGKSNSTANLAASLACAGNRVGIVDTDLPSPGIHVLFGFDESKLNKTLNDFLWGRCPAKDAAYDVTSILGKMATPESALYLIPASVRINDISKILREGYDVELLNDGFQDLLEHLKLDYLFIDTHPGLSEETLLSLTVSDLVILILRPDQQDFQGTAVTIDVARKLDVQKLLLLVNKALPEFNFDELQKKIADTFQVQVGGVLPESSDIIRLASSGIFCLNFPDHQISKVYRHVASLI; translated from the coding sequence ATGTCTAAAATTATTTCGATCCACTCTTATCGCGGTGGTACTGGCAAATCCAACTCTACGGCAAATCTGGCGGCTTCTCTTGCTTGTGCGGGAAACCGTGTGGGAATTGTTGATACTGATTTGCCATCCCCAGGAATTCATGTTTTATTTGGGTTTGATGAAAGCAAATTAAATAAGACACTAAATGACTTTTTATGGGGACGTTGTCCAGCCAAAGATGCGGCCTATGACGTTACCTCAATCTTGGGTAAAATGGCTACTCCTGAGAGCGCACTTTATCTGATTCCTGCCAGTGTTCGTATTAATGACATTTCCAAGATTTTAAGGGAAGGATATGATGTTGAGCTTTTAAATGATGGTTTTCAAGACCTACTTGAACACCTTAAACTTGATTACCTATTTATTGATACTCATCCAGGACTTAGTGAAGAAACTCTCCTTTCTTTGACTGTTTCTGATTTAGTGATTTTGATTTTGCGTCCTGATCAGCAGGATTTTCAAGGTACGGCGGTGACGATCGATGTAGCTCGTAAGCTTGATGTGCAGAAGCTACTATTGTTGGTGAATAAAGCCTTACCAGAGTTTAATTTTGATGAGCTTCAGAAAAAGATTGCAGATACTTTCCAGGTTCAAGTTGGAGGAGTGCTTCCTGAATCGTCAGATATTATTCGTTTGGCGAGTAGTGGTATCTTTTGTCTGAATTTTCCTGACCATCAAATTTCTAAAGTTTATCGTCATGTTGCTTCATTGATCTAG
- a CDS encoding TolC family protein: MLQRMIWAAFALGICTNLWGSSAYSQEKTAPKPIDSKQNLLLGKDTQETLLDNPIDLIRPTKPNEVEPKNIVSFTLQEAIDLRLAKNRQVQAAKLRVEQAKAALREAEATLQPTAALQISLSRDLSASNQLAIETTQRSALLQGADPNSIVFQQIKNYTTTTLSPTLSFNYGLFQPQRSSLIDSANKSLQLNELEVQRLSQQIRLDITNAYYAIQRADQQVLIEEASVRQSEMSVYNAEELLKGQLGTRFDVLTSQVQLDDATQRLIRAKSQQQAVSRRFVRLLDLSPTVIPKASEPIKRGNAWELSLEDSILLGLQQRIDLTQQEINRQISLNRAEFEEASLQPQVNLFANLSGLSLSTEDPRDPSNFSYGTAAGYSIGLTLQWRLLDGGSAAAKADQQRINAAIATNQFADIKAQVRLEIEEAYFSLKANEKNIVIAEKALTRAEKNLELARLRFQAGVGLQTEVNIAETSLTQAKGNVLQAIIGYNQDLAALQRAVGNNNTEPQNKAL, translated from the coding sequence ATGTTGCAACGAATGATCTGGGCAGCTTTTGCTTTAGGGATTTGCACAAATTTATGGGGATCTTCTGCCTATTCTCAGGAAAAAACTGCTCCAAAACCCATAGATTCCAAACAAAATCTGTTACTGGGAAAAGATACTCAGGAAACACTCTTAGACAATCCCATAGATTTAATACGTCCTACTAAACCCAATGAGGTAGAGCCGAAAAACATAGTATCCTTCACGCTTCAAGAAGCTATTGACTTGCGACTTGCCAAAAACCGACAAGTTCAAGCCGCCAAACTGCGTGTCGAACAAGCAAAAGCAGCCCTCCGAGAAGCAGAGGCAACATTGCAACCAACAGCAGCTTTGCAGATCAGCCTTTCCCGTGACTTAAGTGCTTCTAATCAACTAGCAATAGAAACCACTCAAAGATCGGCTTTATTACAAGGTGCAGACCCAAATTCTATAGTATTTCAACAAATAAAAAACTATACAACGACTACACTTTCTCCTACTCTCAGTTTTAACTATGGGTTGTTCCAACCTCAGCGTAGTTCTCTAATCGATAGTGCTAATAAATCATTGCAGTTAAATGAATTAGAAGTTCAACGACTTTCCCAACAAATCCGCCTTGATATTACTAATGCTTATTACGCCATTCAGAGAGCTGATCAGCAAGTTTTGATTGAAGAAGCTTCGGTGCGCCAGTCCGAAATGAGTGTTTATAATGCTGAAGAACTTCTCAAGGGTCAACTTGGCACGCGCTTTGATGTTTTAACATCCCAAGTGCAGTTGGACGATGCCACGCAAAGACTAATCAGGGCAAAAAGTCAGCAACAAGCCGTCAGTCGGAGGTTCGTGAGATTACTCGATTTATCACCAACGGTTATTCCTAAAGCTTCTGAGCCAATTAAACGGGGCAATGCATGGGAGCTTTCGCTCGAAGATAGTATTTTGTTGGGGTTGCAGCAGCGAATTGATCTTACCCAACAGGAAATAAATCGTCAAATCAGCCTTAACAGAGCGGAGTTCGAGGAGGCATCGCTTCAGCCTCAAGTCAATCTTTTTGCAAATCTTAGTGGCTTGTCTTTAAGTACTGAAGATCCTAGAGATCCTAGTAATTTCTCCTATGGAACAGCGGCGGGTTACTCTATAGGCTTGACTTTACAATGGAGGCTTCTTGATGGTGGATCTGCTGCTGCCAAAGCTGATCAACAACGCATAAATGCTGCGATCGCTACCAATCAATTTGCTGACATTAAAGCTCAGGTACGCCTAGAAATAGAAGAAGCCTATTTTAGTTTGAAAGCAAATGAGAAAAATATTGTTATTGCTGAAAAAGCCCTAACTCGTGCTGAAAAAAACCTAGAACTTGCCCGTCTAAGATTTCAAGCTGGAGTAGGACTACAAACTGAGGTCAATATTGCCGAAACCAGCCTCACCCAAGCAAAAGGAAATGTTTTACAGGCTATTATTGGCTATAATCAAGACCTTGCAGCTCTTCAGCGCGCTGTGGGCAACAACAATACAGAACCTCAGAACAAAGCGCTGTAA
- a CDS encoding DUF7005 family protein has product METQLFRLAILKNFGATESNLQELLDYSQSTFQHESLVEAIHAAKVPEAYIETWQQYCDLASIAGAFPVLAQKLVQLQFPIKQGISQVENYHSATKRGVITEDMPEATGLNLRQPDQVQLFLHESLVGLIPVILVGDRQDFVTLIQALTKKNEPSPVPDSMGACIVGGYNNWDRINDHRSKWSNQWLNQQSSPPSESDWQTEFKKIIPQKSLYQDRFIILSKGFYSNVPSSDLGLTETEWLNLSHLIRLEHECTHYCTRRLLNSMRNNLVDELIADYRGIVAATGTFHAQWFLTFMGLEKFPIYREGARLENYRGTPPLSDSAYQIVQKLIKTAAENLEKFARLTSDKLDYEDLQGLQQNDQQLLLLIALTYLTLEELASPNAIELLYQSIQQFTPILTGTESHISGENLL; this is encoded by the coding sequence TTGGAAACACAACTTTTTCGCTTAGCAATCTTAAAAAATTTTGGCGCGACAGAGTCCAATCTACAAGAACTGCTCGATTATAGTCAGAGTACGTTTCAACACGAAAGCCTCGTTGAGGCAATCCACGCAGCTAAAGTGCCTGAAGCCTATATCGAGACTTGGCAACAGTATTGCGATCTTGCCTCGATCGCAGGTGCATTCCCAGTGTTAGCGCAAAAGCTTGTTCAGTTGCAATTCCCAATCAAGCAGGGGATAAGCCAAGTCGAGAACTATCATTCGGCTACAAAACGTGGGGTGATCACAGAGGATATGCCAGAAGCCACAGGGCTAAATTTGAGACAGCCTGATCAAGTCCAATTGTTTTTGCATGAGAGTTTAGTGGGACTAATTCCCGTAATTTTGGTAGGCGATCGCCAAGATTTTGTGACCTTAATTCAAGCACTTACCAAAAAAAATGAACCCTCACCTGTGCCTGACTCCATGGGCGCTTGCATTGTGGGAGGATATAACAACTGGGATCGGATTAATGATCATCGATCTAAATGGAGTAATCAATGGCTTAATCAACAATCTTCCCCACCTAGTGAATCCGACTGGCAGACAGAATTTAAAAAAATTATTCCCCAGAAATCTCTATATCAAGATCGATTCATCATATTAAGTAAGGGATTTTATAGCAATGTACCCTCCTCAGATTTGGGGCTAACAGAGACAGAATGGCTTAATTTATCTCACCTGATTCGTTTAGAACATGAATGTACTCACTACTGTACAAGAAGGCTTCTTAATTCTATGCGAAATAATTTGGTTGATGAATTGATAGCTGACTATCGAGGCATAGTAGCAGCTACAGGGACTTTCCATGCCCAATGGTTTCTGACTTTTATGGGGCTAGAAAAATTTCCCATTTATCGTGAAGGAGCTAGATTAGAAAATTATCGCGGAACTCCTCCATTATCTGATTCGGCTTACCAAATTGTCCAGAAGTTAATCAAAACTGCCGCAGAGAATCTGGAAAAGTTTGCCCGACTAACTTCTGACAAGCTAGACTATGAAGATCTCCAAGGATTACAGCAAAATGATCAACAACTTTTATTGCTAATTGCGCTTACCTACCTTACCTTAGAGGAGTTAGCCTCACCCAATGCAATTGAGCTTTTATACCAGTCAATTCAACAATTTACACCTATTCTCACTGGAACAGAGAGTCATATTTCTGGAGAAAATCTTTTATGA
- a CDS encoding cyclic nucleotide-binding protein codes for MTEFLLKELTNSDIDWMISAGQQLDIESDTQLIKQGQVNTNFFVLLEGGGITTIASEGGNIMGRAFAALENVNSVDQKLEELVDGVIFGESAFLGVAKSTVSVKATAKSKVLKLSHQALYERMGQDIGFGARFYHALALHSAERCQRIISQYLSRKLGFVQSLMAGGAAFGELSDGDVDWLLKNGKVEVIPEGQVFIQAGRPVEFLFVLLNSVCAISAFDKPRKMSRIFASLESGSQGDDAIGAEIIHLTTGEITGETAFVNLNPISAVAIRTLQESVFLAIPCAALQLELQKNLGFASRFYRMLSILLTSRTEALIERMGYGKRRSYDRNQSLQANVLYEDELDDSSLDNLTLAGARFDWMLKRLSLRGNV; via the coding sequence ATGACTGAATTTTTATTGAAGGAACTCACCAATAGTGACATTGACTGGATGATTTCCGCTGGTCAGCAACTAGACATAGAGTCTGATACGCAATTGATTAAGCAGGGTCAGGTTAATACTAACTTTTTTGTTTTATTGGAGGGAGGGGGAATCACCACGATCGCCAGTGAAGGTGGAAATATTATGGGCAGAGCCTTTGCAGCCCTAGAAAATGTTAACTCAGTTGACCAAAAGCTAGAAGAACTAGTAGATGGGGTGATATTTGGAGAATCAGCCTTTCTTGGTGTTGCCAAATCTACGGTATCGGTGAAAGCGACTGCAAAATCTAAAGTATTAAAATTATCGCATCAGGCTCTCTATGAAAGAATGGGGCAGGATATCGGGTTTGGCGCAAGGTTTTACCATGCTCTTGCCTTACATTCTGCCGAGCGTTGCCAGCGAATTATTTCTCAGTATTTGTCTCGCAAGTTAGGATTTGTACAGTCATTGATGGCGGGTGGAGCAGCTTTTGGTGAACTCAGTGATGGGGATGTGGATTGGTTGTTAAAGAATGGAAAGGTTGAAGTTATTCCTGAAGGTCAAGTATTTATCCAAGCTGGTCGTCCCGTTGAATTTTTATTTGTTTTGCTTAACTCTGTTTGTGCTATTTCCGCCTTTGACAAGCCCCGTAAGATGTCGCGTATTTTTGCTTCTCTAGAATCAGGTAGTCAAGGTGATGATGCGATCGGGGCAGAAATTATTCATCTAACGACAGGAGAGATAACTGGTGAAACAGCCTTTGTGAATCTCAATCCAATTTCTGCGGTTGCCATCAGAACCTTACAAGAATCTGTCTTCTTGGCTATTCCCTGTGCGGCTTTACAATTAGAGTTACAAAAAAACCTAGGCTTTGCCTCTCGCTTTTATCGGATGTTGAGCATTTTACTTACCTCCAGAACTGAGGCTCTGATTGAGCGTATGGGCTACGGTAAACGTCGGTCATACGATCGCAATCAGTCATTACAAGCTAATGTCTTATATGAAGATGAACTAGACGATAGCAGTTTAGATAATTTAACGCTGGCAGGTGCGAGATTTGATTGGATGTTAAAACGACTTTCCCTAAGAGGTAATGTATGA
- a CDS encoding NHLP bacteriocin system secretion protein, producing MSRLFRQESLERLSSPERLDQLMYVADAKSWIPLSALGGLTLVALVWSIFGKIPVTVSGQGIIVFPRRVVSLQSVGAGQISSINIKVGDVVEKGQIVATLSQPDLIKQLQIEKQQLRELEGQDQSSTQLQNRQSDLQVESIQQQRNSLRKNISEVNALIPTLREKGVIAIRLQRQALGERLIQLNNLSPALEDRLKTRQNLLDRGIITGDQALQARQEYLQNLSTIADLKAQLKQLDSQEADAERQYLQNLNSIDDFESKLKDLDSQEARLRQQVQDGSFGRSNQIQQVRSRIARLDQQIKDNSNVKSEYEGSVLEMTATSGQIVNSGSRLASIGLPDQSKRLITVAYFPDQSGRQVLVGMQVQITPAQVKREQFGGMLGKVKMVSPYIPTTQGVTTLIGSEEATRVLLPNGSPQVEVFIELEEDASNRSGYKWSSSKGPNISLDSGTLSTVQILVEERAPITYILPFLRSTTGIY from the coding sequence ATGAGCAGACTATTTCGACAAGAATCATTAGAGCGTCTTTCCTCGCCTGAACGCTTAGATCAGTTGATGTATGTTGCCGATGCTAAATCTTGGATTCCCCTATCAGCTTTGGGTGGACTTACTTTAGTTGCCCTAGTTTGGAGCATTTTCGGGAAAATTCCAGTTACAGTTTCTGGTCAGGGGATTATTGTATTCCCCAGAAGAGTGGTATCCCTGCAAAGTGTAGGAGCTGGTCAAATTTCGTCAATTAATATCAAGGTTGGCGACGTGGTGGAAAAAGGTCAAATAGTTGCAACTTTATCTCAGCCAGATTTAATCAAGCAATTGCAAATCGAAAAGCAACAGCTTAGAGAATTGGAGGGACAAGATCAAAGCTCAACCCAATTACAAAATCGTCAGTCTGACTTGCAGGTCGAATCGATCCAACAGCAAAGAAACTCGCTCAGGAAAAATATTTCTGAAGTTAATGCACTGATCCCGACATTAAGAGAAAAAGGAGTAATTGCAATTCGCCTTCAGCGTCAAGCATTAGGAGAAAGACTGATCCAATTAAATAACTTATCTCCTGCACTAGAAGATCGCTTGAAGACTCGCCAAAATTTATTAGATCGAGGAATTATAACGGGAGATCAGGCTTTACAGGCGAGACAAGAGTACTTGCAAAATCTTTCTACTATTGCTGATTTAAAAGCGCAGCTTAAGCAATTAGATTCACAGGAAGCTGATGCCGAAAGACAATACCTCCAGAACCTTAATTCTATTGATGATTTTGAGTCAAAATTAAAAGACTTAGATAGTCAAGAAGCTCGATTAAGGCAGCAAGTCCAAGATGGTTCCTTTGGGCGTTCCAACCAGATTCAGCAGGTCAGAAGTCGAATCGCGCGTCTAGATCAGCAGATTAAGGATAACTCTAATGTCAAGAGTGAATATGAGGGAAGTGTTTTAGAAATGACCGCGACATCTGGACAAATCGTCAATTCGGGGAGTCGCTTGGCTTCTATTGGTTTGCCTGACCAGAGCAAGAGACTAATCACTGTAGCCTATTTCCCTGATCAGAGTGGAAGGCAAGTTTTAGTAGGTATGCAGGTACAAATCACCCCCGCCCAAGTCAAAAGAGAGCAATTTGGAGGCATGTTAGGGAAAGTCAAGATGGTATCTCCTTATATACCAACTACTCAAGGAGTAACCACTTTAATTGGTAGTGAAGAAGCGACTAGGGTTTTACTTCCCAATGGATCTCCCCAAGTTGAAGTTTTTATTGAGTTGGAAGAAGATGCTAGCAATCGCAGTGGCTATAAATGGTCATCGTCTAAAGGGCCGAATATTAGTTTGGATTCTGGTACGCTTTCTACTGTCCAAATCCTAGTAGAAGAAAGAGCGCCCATAACCTATATTTTGCCTTTTCTCCGCTCCACTACAGGTATTTATTAG
- a CDS encoding NHLP family bacteriocin export ABC transporter peptidase/permease/ATPase subunit, with translation MKLPFVNNAIAKTPTLLQMEAVECGAAALAIIMAYYKLFVPLPELRRECGVSRDGSKASNVLKAARNYNMVAKGFSKSLKDLKELKPPYIVFWHFNHFLVVEGFTKNRVFLSDPASGRRTVSETEFDEGFTGVVLIIEPGEGFKKGGRSPNILVGLIELLRSSKGAIILAITAGLLLTMPRLCVPAFSQVFVDEILVQGRENWLRPLVLGMLGTAILQGFLAKLRLSYLRRLMLKLTASMSGGFLWHTLRLPIGFYAQRYAGEISNRSQLNDKVANILSGPLATTVIDVIMMFFYFIIMFQYDWVLTLIAISFASINFAALSLLSTSRVDANTKLAQEFGKVAGVAIGGIQTIETVKASGLEGDLFSKFGGYYAKALNAQQELGLQTQLLSSLPSLLTALTSAAILVVGGFRVMDGNLSIGMLIAYQALTSSFLEPVNSLVNFGSTLQTLVADINRINDVLENPIDPETDRQSVMTLSSIDQYNFRLQGFVELRNVSFGYNRLDTPLISNFSLRIAPGQRVALVGGSGSGKSTIAKLVCGLYAPWEGEILFDGKSRQEWSRNVLSSSLAMVEQDIFLFGGSIKENLTLWDNTVSDQEVIRACEDSAIHELILSMPNGYGAELIEGGMNISGGQRQRLEIARSLVRNPSILVLDEATSALDAETEVTIDRNLRRRGCSCIVVAHRLSTIRDCDEIIVLERGKVVQRGTHESLREQEGAYARLIHTEEG, from the coding sequence ATGAAGTTACCATTTGTAAACAATGCGATCGCTAAAACTCCTACACTTCTGCAAATGGAGGCTGTAGAATGTGGAGCTGCCGCCTTAGCGATTATCATGGCCTATTACAAACTTTTTGTTCCCCTGCCGGAACTCAGGCGAGAATGTGGAGTATCAAGAGATGGTAGTAAAGCTTCTAATGTGCTTAAGGCTGCTCGCAATTACAACATGGTGGCGAAAGGATTTAGCAAAAGCCTGAAAGATTTAAAAGAACTAAAACCCCCATATATCGTATTTTGGCACTTCAATCATTTTCTGGTCGTAGAGGGATTTACTAAAAATCGTGTTTTTCTGAGTGATCCAGCTTCAGGACGACGCACTGTCTCTGAAACTGAATTTGATGAAGGATTTACGGGTGTAGTTCTGATCATTGAGCCGGGAGAAGGCTTTAAGAAGGGCGGTAGATCTCCTAATATTTTAGTGGGATTAATTGAACTATTGCGAAGTTCAAAGGGAGCAATCATTTTAGCAATCACCGCAGGACTACTCCTTACCATGCCACGACTCTGTGTTCCCGCATTTTCTCAAGTTTTTGTTGATGAAATTCTTGTGCAAGGTCGGGAAAACTGGCTACGCCCTTTGGTGCTTGGGATGTTGGGTACTGCAATTTTGCAAGGTTTTCTAGCAAAGCTGCGTTTGAGTTACTTGCGCCGACTGATGCTAAAACTGACCGCAAGTATGTCGGGGGGATTCCTATGGCATACTTTGCGCCTGCCTATCGGATTTTATGCCCAAAGATATGCAGGAGAAATCAGTAATCGCTCCCAGCTTAACGACAAGGTAGCCAACATTTTATCTGGTCCATTAGCGACAACGGTAATTGATGTAATCATGATGTTCTTTTACTTCATCATCATGTTCCAATATGACTGGGTACTAACATTAATTGCGATTAGCTTTGCCAGTATCAATTTTGCGGCTTTGTCTTTGCTATCGACTAGTCGTGTAGATGCTAATACTAAACTAGCCCAAGAGTTTGGTAAGGTTGCTGGTGTAGCGATCGGCGGTATCCAAACAATTGAGACAGTCAAAGCGTCGGGCTTAGAAGGAGACTTGTTTTCCAAGTTTGGAGGTTACTATGCAAAAGCCTTAAATGCTCAGCAGGAACTTGGATTACAAACCCAATTGCTTAGTTCCTTACCATCGTTGTTAACCGCATTAACTTCGGCAGCGATCTTAGTAGTGGGCGGGTTCAGGGTGATGGATGGAAATTTGAGTATTGGGATGTTGATTGCTTATCAAGCCTTGACTTCTAGCTTTTTAGAGCCTGTAAATTCGCTCGTAAATTTTGGCAGTACTCTCCAGACCCTTGTTGCCGATATAAATCGCATTAATGATGTGTTAGAAAATCCAATCGATCCCGAAACTGATCGCCAATCTGTGATGACACTTTCTTCCATAGACCAGTATAACTTCCGATTACAAGGTTTCGTTGAGCTAAGAAACGTCTCCTTTGGCTATAACCGCCTTGATACGCCTTTGATTAGTAATTTTAGTTTGCGAATTGCTCCTGGGCAAAGGGTTGCTTTAGTGGGAGGTAGTGGTTCGGGTAAGTCTACCATTGCCAAGTTAGTATGTGGGTTATATGCCCCTTGGGAGGGAGAAATCTTGTTTGATGGTAAATCTCGTCAAGAGTGGTCTAGGAATGTACTATCTAGTTCCTTAGCAATGGTAGAGCAGGATATCTTTTTATTTGGTGGCTCGATCAAAGAAAATCTTACCCTCTGGGATAATACTGTCAGTGATCAGGAAGTGATCCGAGCCTGTGAAGATTCAGCTATTCATGAATTAATTCTATCAATGCCCAATGGTTATGGAGCCGAATTAATTGAAGGAGGGATGAATATTAGTGGAGGACAGCGTCAACGTCTCGAAATTGCGCGATCTTTAGTCCGCAACCCCAGTATCTTGGTACTTGATGAGGCAACTAGTGCCCTAGATGCCGAAACAGAGGTAACTATTGATCGCAATCTGCGAAGGCGTGGTTGCTCCTGTATTGTTGTCGCCCATAGACTTAGTACCATTAGGGATTGCGATGAAATCATTGTCTTAGAACGTGGTAAGGTCGTCCAAAGAGGCACTCATGAGTCCTTACGAGAGCAGGAAGGCGCATATGCTCGCCTAATTCATACGGAGGAAGGATAA